DNA sequence from the Entomomonas asaccharolytica genome:
TGACTAACAATTTGTTTTAAGTCATTTATATTATTACAATTAATAGTTGCATGGCCTACTTTACGGCCTGCCTTAAATGCTTTGCTATAGTCATGTAAATGACAATTCTCAATACTTAATATCTGATCCTTAGCAGGGATACTACCAATAAAATTTAACATGGCACTTTCACCACGCTTGTGGGTAGAGCCTAAAGGCAATCCTGCAATAGCTCTTAAATGATTCTCAAATTGACTCGCAACAGAACCTTCTATTGTCCAATGCCCTGAATTATGTACACGTGGTGCTATTTCATTAGCTTTTAAACCATTTTCCACTTCAAAAAACTCAAACGCCAAAACACCCACATAATCCAATTTTTCTAGCACTTTTGCTACATAACTTTCTGCCAGACCCTGCATAGGATGTTGTTCGCTGGCAATAGAAAGATGCAAAATACCTTGGTTATGTTGATTATGCACAAGTGGATAAAAACGAATTACTTTATCTTGGCCACGCACTGCAATTAAAGAAACCTCTCCTGAGAAATTAACAAACCCTTCAAGAATACAAGGCACATTACCTAATTCAGCAAAGGCATTGCTAACATCCGATGGTTGCTTTAATACTTTTTGCCCTTTGCCATCATAACCAAGGGTACGGGTTTTCAACACGGCAGGTAAACCTATCTCTGCCACAGCCTGTTCTAAATCCTGTTGCGATTCAATATTAGCAAACTCTGGGGTAGGAATAGCTAAAGATTTAAATAAGCTTTTTTCAAACCAACGATCACGGGCAATACGCAATGACTCTGCATTCGGGTAAACAGGCACAAAATCACTTAAAAAGGCTACTGTTTCAGCGGGCACACTTTCAAACTCAAAAGTAACCACGTCGACTTCTTCTGCCAGTTGTCGTAGTGCCTGCTTATCGTCATAATTCGCACAAATATGTTGTCCTAGTGAGGCTGCACAAGCATCCTTAGCTGGGTCTAAAAAGCTAAACTTCATCCCTAATGAAGTCCCAGCTTGTGCTAACATTTGCCCTAACTGACCACCACCAATTACCCCAACTTTCATTGATCGCCTCTACTCTACTCTTGGATCAGAATTAGCTAATACTGTTTCTGTTTGTTTTTGTCGATAGGTTTTTAATGCTGTGTGATAGTCAGGATATTTATTACCCAATATACTTGCAGCCAATAAGCCTGCATTAACAGCCCCCGCTTTACCAATCGCTAAGGTAGCGACAGGAATACCTGCTGGCATTTGTACAATCGATAATAATGAATCAACCCCTGATAACATCGCTGATTGTACAGGTACACCCAATACTGGCAGGTGTGTTTTAGCAGCACACATACCAGGTAGATGAGCTGCACCGCCTGCTCCTGCGATAATAACCTCTAAACCTCGTTGTTCGGCTTGCTCAGCGTATTCAAACAATAGGTCAGGTGTACGATGCGCAGATATCACCTTCACTTCATGAGGAATTTTTAATTCTTCTAAAATGGTTACTGTATGGCACAGGGTCGCCCAATCTGATTTAGACCCCATAATAACGCCAACCAATGCACTCATCTACCTTACCTCTTGGTCAATAAAAACAATAAACCACGCTGATAATGCGTGGTTTTATTAAAACAGAATAATAACTTTTTAAGAGTGGTTTAACAACCAATGAGAAGCAGATAATGAAAATACCCCCCATCTTGTTTTATTCAACTCTTGTTTAACTTTTTCCATCAATTGCTCATCACTACTTGTAATCATTGATTTCCAGTCGTCTACAATGACACTTAATTGAGTCACTAATGAGTCGATTTTCAGCTGCATTAATAGGCTATTTAATTGCTGCAAATGCTCTAACCATGAAACCAGTCTAGTTCTAGAAGGCTGCCATATATAACCTTCTAACAACCTTTGCGACATTGCTAAGTAATAGTGTATAGCTTGGTATGGATTAGTAGAAACTGGCTGTTTAGCTACCGAAAACTGGTAATTATCTGGGTTGATTAAACGATAACCTCGTTCAGCTTTACTTGTATCACTTGGCACTAATGGAAATAACTTCGCTAGCTCAATGGCAAAATCTAACATAACCGCAGTACTGCCATTTCTTAACTCTAACTCCAACTCATTAATTGGCTCTTGCTTTTGATTGGCTTTAACTAATCCTTGATCTATAGCCACTTCTATTTCAGCCTGTTCTTTTTCCTTTTGCCAAGTAAATAAAGCATAATTTCTTGTAAAATCTGTTGCAAATATGGGATGTAATTGTGACTTATCTAATTGCGCCAAACTCTTAGGCCAATGCTTATTATCCAATAACGATAGATCTAATTCTGGCTTATCAATCAGCCAATCAAATTCATCACGTTCAGAAAAACCGCCTATACTATGTCCTTTTGCTTTTAGCGTTTGAATATACTGCTCGCCATCCTTACGCACTCTTAATGCTACTTTAGCGGCTGTTAATGCATAATCTGCTGTATCAATATATTGATTAAATAGTTCTTTTTGTTGCCAGCTAACTTTACTAAACTGACTAAATATGGGGTGCTGATAAATTTGCGCTAAAGTTTGCTCAGTTGCATAAAGTTTTATTTCTATTTCTTTTAAACTATTTTGATTGGACATAAATACTCATTATTAGCAAAATAAAAAGGTATTGACATAGTTAATAACAATAGTGATATTGTGTTACTAGAAATATACAATACTAGATCAATAGCAAAAATTACTATATCATTAAAAACTGCCTCTAAAAAATATAACTTTTTATTAATTTAACTATCTAATACCTATATACTTTATTCTTTTTTACGACAATAATAGACATATATTATAAGACGGTTAGGAATGTTTATGAACAAGTCAGAGTTAATTGAAAAAATCGCAACAAAAAACAATTCGTTACCATTAAAAACGGTTGAGTCTGCAGTTAAAATATTATTAGAACAACTTTCTGATTCCTTAGAACAAGGACAAAGAATTGAAGTGCGTGGTTTTGGCAGTTTTTCACTGCATTATCGCAAACCTCGCCAAGGCCGCAACCCTAAAACGGGTGAAATAGTATCCCTAACGGGTAAATTTGTACCTCACTTTAAGCCAGGTAAAGAATTAAGAGACAGAGTAAACCAATAATTTTTTTATAAAAGGAAGGGTCATGCGTCGATTTCAGCAAGTACTTTTATTTCTTATGCTGTTAGTAATAGCATTATTTGTATTAGTTTTTATTTTAGAAAATGAAACACAAGTTGCTATTAGCTTTCTAAGCTACATGACTCCTACTATGCCTCTTGCTGTATTATTAGTTGCTGCGTTTTTATTAGGTTTAATTTTGGCATTATTTATCAGTTATTTAGTGTTGCTTAAATTCAAAATAAAATTAGCATCAACTAATAAGCAGCTTACAGCCTGTAAAAAAGAATTAGCCTCTCAAAATACCACTGTTCTACAAGTTAAATAGTATTTAATATAAAACTCAACGGAGATTTTTATGTCACTTGATCACGATAAAGCTGTTCAAGTTGCTAAAGTATTGACCGAAGCACTTCCCTATATTCAACGTTATGTAGGCAAAACACTGGTTATCAAATATGGCGGCAATGCCATGGAGAGTGAAGCATTAAAAAATAGCTTTGCTCGTGATATTGTTCTTATGAAAGCAGTTGGTATCAATCCTATCGTTGTTCATGGTGGAGGGCCACAAATCGGTGACTTACTCAAACGTCTTTCGATTGAAAGCCATTTTGTTGATGGAATGCGTGTCACTGATGGTCAAACCATGGATGTGGTAGAGATGGTGTTGGGTGGTTTAGTTAATAAAGAAATCGTTAACCTAATTAACCATAATGGTGGTAATGCTATTGGTTTAACAGGTAAAGATGCTCGTCTTATCCGTGCTAAAAAGCTCAATGTAACCCGTAAAACACCTGAAATGACTACACCTGAAATTATAGATGTTGGCCAAGTGGGTGAAGTAATTGGTATCAACACTGAACTACTTAACATGTTAGTTAGCAGTCACTTTATCCCTGTTATTGCCCCTATTGGTGTAGGAGAAGATGGTAAATCATATAATATCAATGCTGATTTAGTGGCAGGTAAAGTAGCAGAAGCAGTACAAGCAGAAAAATTGATGCTACTGACTAATATTGCAGGTCTGTTAGATAAAGAAGGAAAAATCTTAACAGGGTTAACAACAAAGCAAGTTGATGGCCTAATTGCAGATGGCACAATTTATGGTGGCATGTTACCTAAGATTCATTGTGCATTAGAAGCAGTAAAAGCAGGCGTTGCTAGCGCCCTTATTTTAGATGGTAGGGTTCCCAATGCGGTACTCTTAGAAATATTTACTGACAAAGGCGTGGGAACACTGATAACTAATAAATAGAGCTTGCAAATTGACTAAAGTCATATGTTTTATCAATACGACTTTTTGTATATTCCCCACAACTAATAAGTTTTTATTTATATTTATTAAGTGTATTATATTTGACCGGTGTCAATAAAAATTAACTAGATATCTTCACTGGATATTTTAACCTGATGAAAATGGAGAACTAACATGGCTTTTGAATTACCAGCCCTTCCTTATGAAAAGAATGCTCTAGAACCACATATTTCACAAGAAACTATTGAATACCATTATGGTAAACATCATCAAACCTATGTAAACACGTTAAACAACTTAGTGCCAGGTACGGAGTTTGAAGGTAAAACCTTAGAAGAGATCATTAAAACTTCATCTGGTGGTATTTTTAATAATGCAGCGCAAGTATGGAACCATACTTTTTACTGGAACTGCTTAAGCCCTAATGGTGGTGGCGAACCAACTGGCGCCGTTGCAGATGCTATCAATAAAACATTTGGTTCTTTTGAAAAGTTTAAAGAAGAATTCACTAAAACTGCAATCGGTACTTTTGGTTCTGGTTGGGCATGGTTAGTAAAAAAGGCAGACGGTAGTTTAGCTTTAGCAAGTACTACAGGCGCTGGCAATCCAATGACATCTGGCGATAAACCACTATTAACCTGTGATGTTTGGGAACATGCTTATTACATTGATTATCGTAACTTACGTCCAAAATATTTAGAAAATTTCTGGACGTTATTAAACTGGGATTTTGTTGCTAAAAACTTTGCATAATCAATCCTACAAATAAAAAGGGAAGCTATAAGCTTCCCTTTTTTATATCTTAACAAGTTAGTTACCCTGTAAAGACTTCTTTATTTTCATCTTCTTTAAAGCCCATAGCATGTAATTTTGCATAGACTCCGTCTAAAGCAAGGAGCTCACTATGAGTTCCTCTTTCTACGATCTCACCATTCTCCATTACTAAAATAATATCTGCTTTCTCAATAGTAGATAAACGATGAGCAATCACTAACGTAGTACGTCCTTCCATTACTTTATCAAGTGCTTCTTGAATATGTCTTTCTGATTCAGTATCTAATGCAGATGTAGCTTCATCTAATATTAATAGAGGTGCATTTTTTAGCAGTGCTCTTGAAATGGATAATCGTTGTCGTTGTCCACCAGAAAGTTTTACCCCATTTTCACCAATTAATGTTTCATATCCCTCAGGTAATTTTTCAATAAACTCATCCGCATAAGCTGCCTTTGTAGCTTCTTTAATTCTTTCTAACGGATTATTAGCCAATGTGCCATAAGCTATATTTCTAAATACAGTGGTATTAAACAATGAAACCTGTTGTGTCACTAATGAAATATGTCTTCTAAGATTCGCTAACTTATAATCATTAATATCCACATTATCTAATAGAATACTACCCTGCGTATGCTGATAAAAACGCGGTATCAAACTCGCTAATGTAGATTTACCACTTCCTGAACGACCGACTAATGCAATCATTTGGCCTGGTTCAATGGTAAAATTAATATTTTTTAGCACTTCCTTATCTGTACCAGGATAAGTAAAAGCTAAATTCTTAACCTCTAATCTTCCTAATACGTCTGTTTTCTCAACTGTTCCATTATCAACTTCAGGGTCTTCATCCAATACTTCAAAAATACTTTCAGCCCCTGCTAAACCTTTCTGGATATTAGAGCTTACTTCCGATAATTGTCTAATTGGCTTAGGTAACAAACCAGCAGCAGTAATATAAGCCACTAGCTCCCCCGCACTCGCATCACCACGTAATAATAAAACCAAGAACAATAACACCGCCATTGCGGAATAAATAACTAATTGCAATAAAGGGGTATAAATCGCACCTGTTTTAGTCATTTTTAGTTGTTTTGCCATGCTGTCTTCTGTTACTTCTTTGAAGCGGTTTGACTCATAGGCTTCACCACCAAAACTACGAACTACACGGTAGTTTTGCACGGTTTCAGAAGTTACATGGGTTAAATCCCCCATGGCCATTTGAATTTTTTTACTTTGCTTACGGAATTTTTTACCTGCAATAGTAACCATTACTGCAATCACTGGTAATATAGCAACCATTACTAAGGTCAATTTCCAATTCATATACAGCAAATAACAAAATAAAAAGACAACCGTTAAACCTTCTCTAAAGATTACTTTAATAGCGTCTGTAGCGGCACCAGTTACCATATTTACGTTAAATAAAATAAGCGAAACCATATGACCTGAATTACGATCATCAAAGTAACGGCTAGGTAACTGAAAAAACTTATTAAACATCTCTAGTCGTAAATCTTGTACTAATCCTAATGTCACTCTTGCAAGAAAATAACTACCAAGAAATGATCCTATGCCTTGCCAAATAGCAATTAAAACTAAAAAGACAGGAACAGCATAGATTAAATCTAAGGTTTCTAAATAAGGCACACCTGGAAATAAGGTAGTAGATTTGCCACCTAAAGCATCCACAAAGTATTGCAAGATGTGGGCTAATAAAGGCTGTGAAGAGGCAAAGATAATATAACCTAGAATACTAATTGCAAAAAAACCAATATAAGGCCTTACATAGGTTAATAATCTAAAATAGAGTTTTAAACTGGAAACTTGTTTTTTAGTGTTACTCATTATCTATCATATTCTTCTAAAAAGTTAATTATAGCATGTAGTGAGATACTACATTTGTTGATTAACTAAAAATTCATTCTATTTAATCAATCCCTAATGTAGACCAAATATCATCAATACGCTTAACAATAGATGGATCTTTATGAATCGCCCTGCCCCATTCCCGATCAGTTTCACCTGGCCATTTATGGGTAGCATCTAAGCCCATTTTACTACCTAAACCTGAAATAGGCGATGCAAAGTCTAAGTAATCAATCGGTGTATTATCAATTAATACTGTATCTCGCTTGGGATCCATGCGGGTAGTAATTGCCCAAATCACGTCATTCCAATCGCGTGCATTAATATCATCGTCCGTTACTATGACAAATTTAGTGTACATAAATTGACGTAGAAAACTCCAAACTCCCATCATCACTCGCTTAGCATGACCAGGGTATTGTTTTTTGATGGTTACCACAGCCATTCGATAGGAACAGCCTTCTGGTGGCAAATAAAAATCCACAATTTCTGGAAACTGCTTTTGCAGTATGGGTACAAATACATCATTTAACGCTAATCCCAAAATCGCAGGCTCATCAGGTGGGCGACCCGTATAAGTGCTGTGATAAATCGGATTTTGCCGATGGGTTATACGCTCAATCGTAAATACAGGAAATTTATCTACTTCATTATAATAACCTGTATGATCGCCAAATGGACCTTCATCGGCTATTTCATTGGGATAAATAGCACCTTCAAGCACAAACTCTGCACTGGCAGGTACTTGTAAATCATTACCTATACATTTCACTAGTTCTGTTTTTCGACCACGTAACAAACCAGCAAATGCATATTCTGACAATGCATCAGGCACAGGAGTTACTGCACCAATGATAGTAGCAGGGTCACAACCTAATACGACAGACACAGGAAATGGTTCGGTAGGATGTTTTTGTCGCCACTCTTGATAATCCAGTGCACCACCCCGATGACTGAGCCATCGCATAATGACTTTATTACGACCAATCACTTGTTGGCGATAGATACCTAAATTTTGTCGTTCTTTTGATATACCTTTGGTAACAACAATACCCCAAGTGATTAATGGTCCTGCATCTTCAGGCCAACATTTTTGAATGGGTAATTGGTTAAGATCAACCTCATCACCTTCTTTAATAACAGCTTGGCAAGGTGCATCCTTACAGATTTTTGGTGACATATTAAGTACTTTTTTAAAGATAGGTAGTTTTTGCCAAGCATCTTTTAAACCTTTCGGGGGTTCAGGTTCTTTTAAAAAAGCTAATAATTTACCAATTTCTTTAAGCTGATTAAGATCATCTGTTCCCATCCCTAAGGCAACCCGTTTAGGTGTCCCAAATAAATTCCCTAAGACGGGTATATTGTATCCTGTTGGATTTTCAAACAGTAACGCGGGCCCTTGTTTACGTAGCGTTCTATCGCACACCTCAGTCATTTCTAAGTTTGGAGAAACAGGTGCTGTTACTCGTTTTAACTCACCTTGTTTCTCTAATAATTGAATAAAGTCTCTTAAGTCAGCATACTGCATAAGTAAAACACCTTTGCCTATCTATATACTTAAAAGCCGCATTACTGCGGCTTTTTAATAG
Encoded proteins:
- a CDS encoding LapA family protein, whose amino-acid sequence is MRRFQQVLLFLMLLVIALFVLVFILENETQVAISFLSYMTPTMPLAVLLVAAFLLGLILALFISYLVLLKFKIKLASTNKQLTACKKELASQNTTVLQVK
- the ubiD gene encoding 4-hydroxy-3-polyprenylbenzoate decarboxylase → MQYADLRDFIQLLEKQGELKRVTAPVSPNLEMTEVCDRTLRKQGPALLFENPTGYNIPVLGNLFGTPKRVALGMGTDDLNQLKEIGKLLAFLKEPEPPKGLKDAWQKLPIFKKVLNMSPKICKDAPCQAVIKEGDEVDLNQLPIQKCWPEDAGPLITWGIVVTKGISKERQNLGIYRQQVIGRNKVIMRWLSHRGGALDYQEWRQKHPTEPFPVSVVLGCDPATIIGAVTPVPDALSEYAFAGLLRGRKTELVKCIGNDLQVPASAEFVLEGAIYPNEIADEGPFGDHTGYYNEVDKFPVFTIERITHRQNPIYHSTYTGRPPDEPAILGLALNDVFVPILQKQFPEIVDFYLPPEGCSYRMAVVTIKKQYPGHAKRVMMGVWSFLRQFMYTKFVIVTDDDINARDWNDVIWAITTRMDPKRDTVLIDNTPIDYLDFASPISGLGSKMGLDATHKWPGETDREWGRAIHKDPSIVKRIDDIWSTLGID
- a CDS encoding 5-(carboxyamino)imidazole ribonucleotide synthase → MKVGVIGGGQLGQMLAQAGTSLGMKFSFLDPAKDACAASLGQHICANYDDKQALRQLAEEVDVVTFEFESVPAETVAFLSDFVPVYPNAESLRIARDRWFEKSLFKSLAIPTPEFANIESQQDLEQAVAEIGLPAVLKTRTLGYDGKGQKVLKQPSDVSNAFAELGNVPCILEGFVNFSGEVSLIAVRGQDKVIRFYPLVHNQHNQGILHLSIASEQHPMQGLAESYVAKVLEKLDYVGVLAFEFFEVENGLKANEIAPRVHNSGHWTIEGSVASQFENHLRAIAGLPLGSTHKRGESAMLNFIGSIPAKDQILSIENCHLHDYSKAFKAGRKVGHATINCNNINDLKQIVSHVETLIKG
- the purE gene encoding 5-(carboxyamino)imidazole ribonucleotide mutase; protein product: MSALVGVIMGSKSDWATLCHTVTILEELKIPHEVKVISAHRTPDLLFEYAEQAEQRGLEVIIAGAGGAAHLPGMCAAKTHLPVLGVPVQSAMLSGVDSLLSIVQMPAGIPVATLAIGKAGAVNAGLLAASILGNKYPDYHTALKTYRQKQTETVLANSDPRVE
- a CDS encoding CYTH domain-containing protein; translation: MSNQNSLKEIEIKLYATEQTLAQIYQHPIFSQFSKVSWQQKELFNQYIDTADYALTAAKVALRVRKDGEQYIQTLKAKGHSIGGFSERDEFDWLIDKPELDLSLLDNKHWPKSLAQLDKSQLHPIFATDFTRNYALFTWQKEKEQAEIEVAIDQGLVKANQKQEPINELELELRNGSTAVMLDFAIELAKLFPLVPSDTSKAERGYRLINPDNYQFSVAKQPVSTNPYQAIHYYLAMSQRLLEGYIWQPSRTRLVSWLEHLQQLNSLLMQLKIDSLVTQLSVIVDDWKSMITSSDEQLMEKVKQELNKTRWGVFSLSASHWLLNHS
- the msbA gene encoding lipid A export permease/ATP-binding protein MsbA, with translation MSNTKKQVSSLKLYFRLLTYVRPYIGFFAISILGYIIFASSQPLLAHILQYFVDALGGKSTTLFPGVPYLETLDLIYAVPVFLVLIAIWQGIGSFLGSYFLARVTLGLVQDLRLEMFNKFFQLPSRYFDDRNSGHMVSLILFNVNMVTGAATDAIKVIFREGLTVVFLFCYLLYMNWKLTLVMVAILPVIAVMVTIAGKKFRKQSKKIQMAMGDLTHVTSETVQNYRVVRSFGGEAYESNRFKEVTEDSMAKQLKMTKTGAIYTPLLQLVIYSAMAVLLFLVLLLRGDASAGELVAYITAAGLLPKPIRQLSEVSSNIQKGLAGAESIFEVLDEDPEVDNGTVEKTDVLGRLEVKNLAFTYPGTDKEVLKNINFTIEPGQMIALVGRSGSGKSTLASLIPRFYQHTQGSILLDNVDINDYKLANLRRHISLVTQQVSLFNTTVFRNIAYGTLANNPLERIKEATKAAYADEFIEKLPEGYETLIGENGVKLSGGQRQRLSISRALLKNAPLLILDEATSALDTESERHIQEALDKVMEGRTTLVIAHRLSTIEKADIILVMENGEIVERGTHSELLALDGVYAKLHAMGFKEDENKEVFTG
- the ihfB gene encoding integration host factor subunit beta, yielding MNKSELIEKIATKNNSLPLKTVESAVKILLEQLSDSLEQGQRIEVRGFGSFSLHYRKPRQGRNPKTGEIVSLTGKFVPHFKPGKELRDRVNQ
- the sodB gene encoding superoxide dismutase [Fe]: MAFELPALPYEKNALEPHISQETIEYHYGKHHQTYVNTLNNLVPGTEFEGKTLEEIIKTSSGGIFNNAAQVWNHTFYWNCLSPNGGGEPTGAVADAINKTFGSFEKFKEEFTKTAIGTFGSGWAWLVKKADGSLALASTTGAGNPMTSGDKPLLTCDVWEHAYYIDYRNLRPKYLENFWTLLNWDFVAKNFA
- the argB gene encoding acetylglutamate kinase, translated to MSLDHDKAVQVAKVLTEALPYIQRYVGKTLVIKYGGNAMESEALKNSFARDIVLMKAVGINPIVVHGGGPQIGDLLKRLSIESHFVDGMRVTDGQTMDVVEMVLGGLVNKEIVNLINHNGGNAIGLTGKDARLIRAKKLNVTRKTPEMTTPEIIDVGQVGEVIGINTELLNMLVSSHFIPVIAPIGVGEDGKSYNINADLVAGKVAEAVQAEKLMLLTNIAGLLDKEGKILTGLTTKQVDGLIADGTIYGGMLPKIHCALEAVKAGVASALILDGRVPNAVLLEIFTDKGVGTLITNK